The Medicago truncatula cultivar Jemalong A17 chromosome 7, MtrunA17r5.0-ANR, whole genome shotgun sequence genome includes the window TAGCAATTGTATGGTTAGAAAGAGAAATATCTGCAGGGATACAACAGCGTATTGGACCCGAATACGCCGGTCCTTTTGGAATTCTTCAAGCTCTAGCAGACGGAACAAAACTACTATTCAAAGAGAATCTTATTCCATCTAGGGGAGATATTCGTTTATTCAGTATCGGACCATCCATATCAGTAATATCAATTCTAATAAGTTATTCAGTAATTCCCTTTGGCTATAACTTTGTTTTATCTGATTTCAATATCGGTGTTTTTTTATGGATTGCTATTTCGAGTATTGCTCCCATTGGACTTCTTATGTCAGGATATGggtcaaataataaatattcctTTTTGGGTGGTCTACGAGCTGCTGCTCAATCGATTAGTTATGAAATACCATTAACTCTATGTGTCTTATCAATATCTCTACGTGCGATTCGTTGAAACCAAAAAAGCTATTCGATGCTATTGCTATGCTCCTCTCTTTATAGTACTATATATAATAGGAAAGGAGTCGAATAAATTAAATAGAAACCTTCATTatcttaatttgatttttcacaATTCGGATTGAAGAACTAAATTAGATAGTTATATGAGtgaaaaaaaacagcttatattgaataaaatttcagaATACTCTATTACCTATAGTTAACAGATAGTATGATGATTTTAAATGGCAGTAAAAATATTGAGTCTCATTTTCTATGTATAAGAATGaagtcaaataaaataaattataaagagAAGAGGACATTTAACCCAAGATTGGAGAATATTTTTCATCCTGTTTTGAAGCGGGCTCAAAAGACcaaccttattgagttttagTTATCATTTGTATGATCCTAGATGTTAAAATAAGgggttaataaaaaaaagagtggATGGTTAGAAACACCAAGATACACAAAGGATTAGTAACACAGATTTTGTAAATTATCCAAAAGACAATTTACGCATAATAGAAAAAGAATACTAATTGGGGCTTTAAGTTGGTAGAAAAAATCAAGCAGTACTCCCCATAACTCCGATCCAGAGTATGCTTCCATCCACCGATTAAATAAATTACTATCAGGAACgaaaaaatcctttaaaattttttaagtCCCTTTTTCATAGCACAAACAAAGAAGAATAGGAacgaaaaaagaagaagaaatcataAACGAAAAGCAGATCTCTTTTTTGTGCTATGATTTCTTATatccatattcatattcatgGAGATCAAATTCACATGATAATTAAGAAACGAATGTGTAATTCTTTTTCGTAATTCAAAATGCCGAGGGTTATGGAGAATTCTAaaagagtattttattgaagaaTTCAGTTATTActcaacaaattcaaatttcGATTTTTAAGGGATGAGATCAATTCAGACGTGCCTTATTGTATTtgtatgttttattaaaatggATTTATCTTTCGTATTTAGTTATTTCTAGAACAGACAGAATTGAATTGGTCTAATTCAGAACCGTTTGATAGATTTAAATCTTCTATATCTTATGGATATGGATATATCACGAGATAAAGAATCGTCCCGGTCCTTAGATTTACTTAAGGCTTTCCAGGAGCCGTATGAGGTGAAAATCTCATGTACGGTTCTGTATTAGAGATGGGAACAGTAATGTTATCACCGACTAGGATTATCTAACAGTTTAAGTACAGTTGATATAGTTGATGCGCAATCAAAATATGGTTTTTGGGGGTGGAATTTGTGGCGTCAACCTATCggtttcattgtttttctaatttcttcacTAGCAGAATGTGAAAGATTACCTTTTGATTTACcagaagcagaagaagaattAGTAGCGGGTTATCAAACAGAATATTCGGGTATTCGATTTGGTTTATTTTACGTTGCTTCCTATTTAAaccttttaatttcttcattATTTGTAACAGTTCTTTACTTGGGCGGTTCAAATATCTCTATTCCGTACATATTCGTTTCTGAGTTTTTTGAAATCAATAAAACATATGGAGTTTTTGGAACTACAATTGATCTCTTTATTACAATTGATCTCTTTATTACATTAgctaaaacttattttttcttattcgTTTCTATCATAACAAGATGGTCTTTGCCTAGGCTAAGAATGGATCAATTATTAAATCTTGGATGGAAATTTCTTTTACCTATTTCTCTCGGTAATCTATTATTAACAACTTCGTCTCAATTGTTTTCACTCTAAAAGATTTATTTTCTATATTCATAACTTGTCTCAaataagagaaagaaataaaacaaaaatattcataGATATTTACGATATGTTCCTTATGGTAACTGGGTTCATGAATTATGGTCAACAAACAGTCCGAGCTGCAAGGTACATTGGTCAAAGTTTCATTATTATCTTATCTCACGCAAATCGTTTACCTGTAACTATTCAATATCcttatgaaaaattaatcacATCGGAACGTTTCCGCGGTCGAAtccattttgaatttgataaatGCATTGCTTGTGAAGTATGTGTTCGTGTATGTCCTATAGATTTACCCGTTGTTGATTGGAAACTGGAAACTGATATTCGAAAGAAACGATTGCTAAATTACAGTATTGATTTCGGAATCTGTATTTTTTGTGGTAACTGTATTGAGTATTGCCCAACAAATTGTTTATCAATGACTGAAGAATATGAACTTTCAACTTATGATCGTCACGAATTGAACTATAATCAAATTGCTTTGGGCCGTTTACCAATGTCAGTAATTGATGATTATACAATTCgaacaattcaaataaaataaaaaaagagaattttttataattaaaaattatttttattcttaataaatataaaataaaaaagaaaatcagaatAGTATAGAATAGACTATATATATAACTCTATAAATAATgataatctatatatatattatagattatATAGAAtatataagagataagagaataatcaaaataaaatattatcaaaatataataaaaaaaaaatttaagtatataaattttttttcctgGTCATATCAATACGGTCATGAAATTTCgatttctttgtcttttttttttacatataatgGATTTGCCTGAAACGCTACACGATTTTCTTTTAGTCTTTCTGGGATCGGGTATTATATTAGGAAGTCTAGGAGTAGTATTACTTACCAACCCTATTTTTTCTGCTTTTTCGTTGGGACTGGTTCTTGTTTGTATATccttattatatattttatcaaactcCCATTTTGTAGCTGCATCACAGCTACTTATTTACGTGGGAGCTATTAACATTTTAATCACATTTGCTGTGATGTTCATGAATAGTTCCGAATATTACCAAGATTTTAATCTTTGGACTGTTGGGGATGGAATTACTTTGATAGTTTGTACAAGTATTTTTGTTTCACTAATAACTATTATTTCAGATACTTCATGGTACGGAATTATTTGGACTACAAGACCAAATCAGATTATTGAGCAAGATTTGATAAGTACTAGTCAACAAATTGGAATTCATTTATCAACcgatttttttcttccatttgaaCTAATTTCAATAATTCTTTTAGTTGCTTTGATAGGTGCAATTGTTGTAGCTCGCCAGTAAAAAATCTTTATAGAATTAGTAATATAAatcaagattttattttttttttttcaattctatgTTATGtataaactctttttttttattgccaATATATTCTTTTGTTCCAGACTTGGTATATTCTTTAGTCAATTGAATCTGTTGAATTTTTGTTCATATTgaaatgaatcaaaattaataaggAGTTGGTCAATGATGCTCGAACATGTACTTGTTTTGAGTGcctatttattttctattggtATCTATGGATTGATCACGAGCCGAAATATGGTTAGAGCCCTTATGTGTCTTGAACTTATACTGAATGCAGTTAATATAAATCTCGtaactttttctgatttttttgataatcgccaattaaaaggaaatattttttcaatttttgttataGCTATTGCAGCCGCTGAAGCAGCTATCGGACTGGCTATTGTTTCCGCAATTGCTCGTAACAGAAAATCAACCCGTATCAATCAATCGAATTTGTTGAATAAATAgcattaattaatcataattaataaaaaaattcaattcaatcaaataGTGAGTGTAATATTTATCAATTCAAATTAATATGTATTCTACACAACTTCTGATCATGTTTGCATTGCCTAAATCATAAGAAATCAAAGTATCCTCTTCTATTCCTTATTCTAAATTTATCTAGACATCTTTTTTgattaacaattaacaatattataacaaatcatTGATTCATCtggtatataaatatatgattcaTTTACGAGTTTACTAGAtcgataattttcattttttatgttcaAAAATTACTATAGATACAATGTCACATTCAGTAAAGATTTATGATACATGTATAGGATGTACTCAATGTGTCCGAGCTTGTCCCACAGATGTATTAGAAATGATACCTTGGGATGGATGTAAGGCTAAGCAAATAGCTTCTGCCCCAAGAACAGAGGACTGTGTTGGTTGTAAGAGGTGTGAGTCCGCTTGTCCGACGGATTTCTTAAGTGTTCGGGTTTATTTAGGGCCTGAAACAACTCGAAGTATGGGTCTAGCTTATTGATACGTTTCAAAAAACACCACACGAATACGTTTTTTTACTGGCAAAAACCCGtgctcaaaaaaatattttgtatttttttttgagcacGGGCTTTTCTGGCCCAAGTGTATCTTATTTTTATGACGAATTATTTTCCTTGGTTAACAATAGTTGTAGTTTTCCCAATAGCCGTAGGTTCCTTAATTTTCTTATTCCCTCATAGGGGAAATAAGGTAATTAGGTGGTATAGCATTTCTATATGCTTAATCGATCTCCTTCTAACAACCTATGCATTTTGTTATCATTTCCAATTGGATGATCCACTAATTCAACTGACGGAGAATTATAAATGgatcaatttttttgatttttactGGAGATTGGGAATAGATGGACTCTCTATAGGACCTATTTTACTGACGGGATTTATAACTACTTTAGCCACTTTAGCGGCTCAGCCGGTTACTCGAGAATACCAATTATTCTATTTCCTGATGTTAGCAATGTATAGCGGTCAAATCGGACCATTTTCTTCTCGagacattttactttttttcatcATGTGGGAATTGGAATTAATTCCCGTTTATATACTCTTAGCCATGTGGGGGGGAAAGAAACGTTTGTATTCAGCTACAAAGTTTATTTTGTACACTGCAGGAGgttctgtttttttattaatgggAATTCTGGGTATCGGTTTATATGGTTCTAATGAACCAACATTAAATTTTGAAACATTAACTAATCAATCGTATCCTGTGGCGCtagaaataatattatatacgGCATTTCTTATTGCTTTTGCTGTCAAATCGCCGATTATACCCTTACATACATGGTTACCGGATACCCACGGAGAGGCACATTACAGCACTTGTATGCTTTTAGCCGGAATCTTATTAAAAATGGGAGCATATGGGTTGGTTCGAATTAATATGGAATTATTTTCCCACGCTCATTCAATATTTTGCCCCTGGTTAATGATATTAGGTTCTACTCAAATAATCTATGCCGCTTCAACATCTTTTGGTCaacgtaatttaaaaaaagaatagctTATTCTTCGGTATCTCATATGGGTTTCATAATTCTAGGAATTGGTTCTATAAGTGATACTGGGCTCAACGGGGCCATTTTACAAATAATATCTCATGGATTTATTGGGGCTGCCCTTTTTTTCTTGGCAGGAACTAGTTATGATAGACTACATCTTCTTTATCTTGACGAAATGGGCGGAATGGCTATCCCAATGCTAAAAATATTCACGATTTTCACTATCTTATCGATGGCTTCTCTTGCATTGTCGGGCATGAGCGGTTTTGTTGCcgaattgatagttttttttggaataattactagtcaaaaatatcttttcatgatgaaaatactaATTACTTTTGTAACCGCAATTGGAATGATATTAActcctatttatttattatctattttacgGCAGATGTTCTATGGATACAAGTTTTTTAATACACCAAACTCTTATTTTTTTGATTCTGGGCCGAGAGAATTATTTATTTCGATTTCTATCCTTATACCCGTAATAGGTATTGGTATTTATCCagatttcattttttcattctCGGTTGACAAGGTTGAAGCTATTCTAGCTAATTTTTGATAGAGCATTTTcatgaataaatgaataaaaaagagaaaaaaaccttatgaaaaagaatatttttctgTTAGATtcacttaacaaaaaaaaattgaaattataatcCAATATGTTTGTTGTTTGTGAGAACCCCTTGAATCATTACATTACTTGATTGAAAGGGTTCTCCACGATTTATGgaaagtaaatatttatatgctttccatatttttatttctcaGGTTCTTTActcattgaaaattaattagatGTAAATGAACCATAACTATGTAGTCCTATTCCTAATAGATTGATCCCCAAATAACATatccaaattataagaaatccgATAGAGGCCACTATTGAAGAATTTACACCttcaaattttttagtttttcgaGTATGTAAATAAATAGCGAATATGGTCCAAGTAATAAAAGCCCAAGTTTCCTTTGGATCCCAATTCCAATAGGACCCCCATGCCTCGTTAGCCCATACTGCCCCTGAAAGAATACCTATCGTTAAAAACAGAAAACCCAGACTAATAATACGATAACCCCAACGATCCAATTGTTGAATAAATTGAGACCTATAATAATTTCGAGAAGAATAAAAAGATGTTTTTCGTAAAACATTGTTTCTTTCATTCATATTCATGTATTTTATTTCGACAAAATCAActgatttatttaaaaaatccaaattcTTGGTAAAAGCAAGAATTTGGATGGCTTCTTGAAACGTAATGACTAAAATAGCTACTGATAATAATGATCCACATAAAAGAGCTGCATAGGCCAATATCATCATACTTACGTGCATCATTAGCCAATGGGATTGTAGAGTGGGTACTAATATTACAGATTGATGCATTTTGGTTAAAAGACCCGAAGTCGCAAAGCCTTGGGTAAAAATAACACTTGGTGCGATTATTGTACTTAAaaggtttttctcctttttaaaACACGGAACCatatgaaaaatggaaaaaccCCATGAAAGAAAGATTAGTGATTCATATAAATCACTAAATGGTAAATGGCCCGAAAAAAACCAACGAGTAATTAACAATCCCGTTACACAGAAAAAAGTTATTATCATGGCTTTTTTGGACAAATCATATAATCCTACAATTTCATTGACTAATAAGGTTATCAAATGAATTGAAATAACAATTGATATGACGGAaaacgatgttttttttttgtttgttgataaagctagaaaatcaaataaaagtcAGGAGAAGCCTGAACCGCATACAAACcaattcaaacaaaacaaaaaccaacttCAGAActcaaaacaaatagaaaaactcaGGTCACATCTATTCTAGTGTAAGGTAATCCAAGCCTATCTCTTAGGAGAAGGTGATATATGAAAGGAGGTGGAGAAGTCCACAACTGTGTGTAGTATAGAGAAAGTCCTTGTCCATGCTTAGCAAGTGCATCAGCTACCATGTTTCCCTCCCTAAGGATATGAACACAAGAACAAGAAATACTGTCACAAAAATCCCAGCAATTTTGCCACCTAGCTCGCATCTGCCAAGGGACTCCTAAACCTTTGTTGAAAGCATTGACAACTTTGAGGGAATCAGTCTCCAAACACACATGCATCAACTGCATTTCCTGAGCTTTTTCCATAGCCATCATTCCTGCACAAAATTCAGCCTCTAACGgagttgcatttccaatgttgCTAGATATAGCCCTAGAAAGTGGTGATTAGAATCTCTAATCACAATGCCAATGGAGCCACAAGGATGTCTGCCCACGGAGGATCCATCACAGTTAATTTTTACTATATCACCAATAGGAGGTTTCCAAATAATATCCAAATGAGGAGTGACTCTTTTAACTTTGAACGGGATGTTAAAGAGCTTGGCCACTTTATAATCTTGCATTGCTGAGTTACCTTTAATCATACACAAACTGAAGCTCATTTTGACCTCAGCAAGAATGATATTGAAAAGAGTGGTCATGGCCTGATGCTTGTTATGAAAACATCTTTGATTTCTCTCTATCCAAATGGACCAGATAGTATGAATAATAGCTGAATTCAAAATGTTGTTGACCAACTTACTACCACTTCCCCAATTCCTAATAAGCAACTGAAGACAACTGCTACAATCCAATAATTTGTCAGTCCCCTTTCCCAACCAATCCCAAAGCCTAGATGTGACATGGCATTCAAAGAAAATGTGTTGGGAAGATTCTGCAGATTTCATACAAAAACAGCAAATAGAGACAATCAAGCAGCCCCTCTTTCTTAAATTTTCATCTGTGGGGAGCTTGTTGTGAAGCAGCCTCCATGTGATAAAGGATCTAGATGGGGGAATATAAGAGTTCCATAGAAATTTGTCCCAAAGGACATGATTACCAGTTTCATTGATAAATTTATATGCCAATTGATTAGTGAGATCCCCAAACGATATATGAGTTAATATATGCTCTAAAGTTGAAAATATCATAtctataatgaaaataaaaaaggtatGAATACTAGGAATAGAAATAGGGAATTGAATTCATTATAGGActtcttcttttcaaattttaaaaatataggaTAGGATGCCATGCCGCTACTCGGACTCGAACCGAGATGCTCTAGCACTGCTTCCTAAGAGCAGCGTGTCTACCAATTTCACCATAGCGGCTTACTCGAAATCATAATAACCAACTCTTTAGTCAATCGTCGAGATTGAAAGAATCGCTTAAAGTGCACTATTTATTTAGTACATTTCTTTACTAAACATTTAGTATAAATTGATAATAACaagtaaatttaaaatttgtatttattcgaatatcaaaaatatgaaaaaaattagattctaTATATTTAGAATCTATTATATAGATAGAATCTAATTCTATCTATATAATAGATTCTAAATATATGTTCCATATTCTATACTAGTATTAGTATAAAATGAGTATTTAAAGAATACTCTTTGAATCGAGCTAATTTATATTATTCCAAtccaacatttttattttatttgttacaaattttgatttatctGTAAAAATGGATTGAGCTAATGAAAAGGCTTTCAATGCTGTCCAATATccctttttttccaaaaatttttacgaatatttttttttgatatagaAGTACGCTTTTTTGGAACTGCCATACAATTaggatagtttttttattactatAGTTCGATGTGAAAGACATTTGTTCTGTAAATGAAAACGAATTATTCTGTAATTAGCCGTATGTCTTATTTATCTTAATtccctctttctttttttctatcTAAAGTAAAACCATTGAATATTATAAATCTTTTCCAAAT containing:
- the LOC120575733 gene encoding NAD(P)H-quinone oxidoreductase subunit 1, chloroplastic; protein product: MIIDTTEVQDINYFSGLESFKEVYGILWILVPILILVLGITISVLAIVWLEREISAGIQQRIGPEYAGPFGILQALADGTKLLFKENLIPSRGDIRLFSIGPSISVISILISYSVIPFGYNFVLSDFNIGVFLWIAISSIAPIGLLMSGYGSNNKYSFLGGLRAAAQSISYEIPLTLCVLSISLRAIR
- the LOC11439765 gene encoding NAD(P)H-quinone oxidoreductase subunit 1, chloroplastic yields the protein YHRLGLSNSLSTVDIVDAQSKYGFWGWNLWRQPIGFIVFLISSLAECERLPFDLPEAEEELVAGYQTEYSGIRFGLFYVASYLNLLISSLFVTVLYLGGSNISIPYIFVSEFFEINKTYGVFGTTIDLFITIDLFITLAKTYFFLFVSIITRWSLPRLRMDQLLNLGWKFLLPISLGNLLLTTSSQLFSL
- the LOC120577105 gene encoding NAD(P)H-quinone oxidoreductase subunit I, chloroplastic, with protein sequence MFLMVTGFMNYGQQTVRAARYIGQSFIIILSHANRLPVTIQYPYEKLITSERFRGRIHFEFDKCIACEVCVRVCPIDLPVVDWKLETDIRKKRLLNYSIDFGICIFCGNCIEYCPTNCLSMTEEYELSTYDRHELNYNQIALGRLPMSVIDDYTIRTIQIK
- the LOC120577104 gene encoding NAD(P)H-quinone oxidoreductase subunit 6, chloroplastic: MKFRFLCLFFLHIMDLPETLHDFLLVFLGSGIILGSLGVVLLTNPIFSAFSLGLVLVCISLLYILSNSHFVAASQLLIYVGAINILITFAVMFMNSSEYYQDFNLWTVGDGITLIVCTSIFVSLITIISDTSWYGIIWTTRPNQIIEQDLISTSQQIGIHLSTDFFLPFELISIILLVALIGAIVVARQ